Proteins encoded in a region of the Ranitomeya imitator isolate aRanImi1 chromosome 9, aRanImi1.pri, whole genome shotgun sequence genome:
- the LOC138649619 gene encoding nucleoplasmin-like — MASTVSNTSKLEKPVSLIWGCELNEQKRTFVFKVSDEDKSEHQLALRTVCLGDKAKDEFHVVEIIPQAVEGSDAQPVPIATLKPSILPMATMMGIELTPPITFRLKAGSGPVYISGQHIALDEDYTWEEEEEVEEEEDEDPESPPKAVKRPAASKKGSQAKKKKMDKDDKEDESSEEDSPAKKGKGAGRGRKPAAKK; from the exons ATGGCCTCCACAGTAAGTAACACCAGCAAGCTGGAGAAACCAGTGTCTCTCATATGGGGGTGTGAACTGAATGAACAGAAAAGGACCTTTGTGTTTAAAGTGTCAGATGAAGACAAGAGTGAGCACCAGCTGGCCCTGAGAACTGTATGTCTAGGGGACAAGGCCAAAGATGAATTTCATGTAGTGGAAATCATCCCTCAAGCAGTGGAAGGGAGTGATGCACAACCAGTTCCCATAGCCACCCTAAAGCCATCGATTCTGCCCATGGCTACTATGATGGGCATTGAGTTAACTCCTCCAATCACTTTCCG TTTGAAAGCTGGATCTGGACCTGTATATATTAGTGGTCAACATATTGCATTGGATGAAGACTACACatgggaggaggaagaagaggttgaggaggaagaggatgaagatccTGAATCTCCCCCGAAAGCAGTAAAAAGGCCAGCAGCCTCTAAGAAGGGGAGCCAGGCTAAGAAGAAGAAAATGGACAAAGATGACAAGGAGGATGAAAGCTCTGAAGAAGACAGTCCAGCAAAAAAGGGCAAAGGAGCCGGACGGGGCAGAAAGCCAGCGGCTAAGAAATGA